TGGGCTCCGAAGATCCGGTACGGGCGGTCCTCGACCAGGCCGAGCTTGATCAGCTCCTGCAGGCCCTTGTCGATCTTGGTGAGCTGGGAGCCCGACGCGATCGGGATCACGAGCTGCTCCGGCAGACGCCAGCCCAGCTGCTCGCAGATCTCGTACGCCAGGGTCTTGGAACCCTCGCCGTAGTACGGGCGCAGGTTGACGTTGACGAAGCCCCAGCCCTCGCCGGCCGGATCACCGATCAGCTCCGAGCAGAAGCGGTTCACGTCGTCGTAGTTGCCCTCGATGCCGACCAGCTCGCCGCCGTACACACCGGCCATGACGACCTTGGCCTGCTCCAGGTCGTGCGGGATGAACACGCAGGACTTGAAGCCGGCCCGGGCGGCCGCGGCGCCCACCGCGCCGGCCAGGTTGCCGGTCGAGGAGCAGGAGAGCGTGGTGAAGCCGAACACCCGGGCCGCCTCGATGGCGCAGGCCACCACGCGGTCCTTGAACGAGTGCGTCGGGTTGCCCGAGTCGTCCTTGACGTACAACCGGGCGCTGAAACCGAGCTCGCGGCCCAGGTTGTCGGCCTTCACCAGCGGGGTCCAGCCCGGGTTCAGGTTGGGCTTGTCGGCGACGTCGGCGGGGACGGGCAGCAGCGGGGCGTAGCGCCAGACCGACGCCGGGCCGGCCTCGATCCGCTTGCGCAGCTCCTCGGCGTCGATGGAGCCGAAGTCGTACGCGATCTCCAGCGGGCCGAAGCACTCCTGGCACGCGAAGCTCGGACCGAGCGGGAAGCGGGTGCCGCACTCGCGACAGGAAAGCGCGGTGGCGGGGCCGAGGTCAACGGTGGACGCGGCGGCTGCGGTGTCGATAGCCATGATGGCGGAGGCCTCTCTCCTCATCTTCCCCATGACGCGGGCGCGCCACAGGACGGAATTGGCACCTGTCCCGCCGGGCCGCCGAAGCCGCCGCGCGAGAAGGTTGCCGGGACTTCGACGGGCCGTTCCCTCAGTCCCTCTGGATGAGCTCTGTGAAGTTGTGGTCCTGCTCAGCGGGGGACCCCGGCGTGCGAAGGTCTGAACGCTGTACGAAGACTGTATCCGAAGGCGTCAACCCTGAACCCGTCCGTCCGCCACCCGAGATGCCCCGGGCGGCGTGAGCCGCCTCACCCACACTGGTTGCGCCCCACCCGTGCTGTGCCCCACCAAGGAGTGTGCCCGTGCCTGCCGAGCTGCCCACCGCGCTTCTCCCGGAGGTGGCGTCCTGGCTGCGCCGCCGCTCCTGGAGCGCGGCCGACCGTCCGGTGCACAGCCTCCTCGCCGCCAAGCGGGCGGCCGGGCCGGCCGGAACGATCAGCGTGGTCCTGCCCGCCCTCGACGAGGAGGCCACCGTCGGGGACATCGTCCGGGTGATCCGCCGGGAGCTGATGGAGCGGGTGCCGCTGGTCGACGAGCTGGTCGTGGTCGACTCCGGGTCGGCGGACGACACCGCCGGGGCCGCCGCCGCCGCGGGCGCCCGGGTGGTGCACCGGGACGCGATACTGCCCCGGCTGCCCGCCGAACCCGGCAAGGGCGAGGTGCTCTGGCGCTCGCTGCTGGTCACCTCCGGCGAGATCGTCTGCTTCGTCGACGCCGACCTGCGCGAGTTCGACCCGGCCTTCGTCTCGGGCATCGTCGGCCCGCTGCTCACCGAGCCGGGCCTCCAGCTGGTCAAGGCGATGTACGACCGCCCGCTCACGCCGGCCGGCGGCGGCGCCGAGGGCGCCGTCGGCCCGGTGGACCCGGTCGGCGGCGGCCGGGTCACCGAGCTGGTCGCCCGGCCGCTGCTCAACCTCCACTGGCCCGAGCTGGCGGGCTTCGTCCAACCGCTGGGCGGCGAGTACGCGGCCCGCCGCTCGCTGCTGGAGCGGCTGCCCTTCCCGACCGGGTACGGCGTCGAACTCGGCCTGCTGGTGGACGCCCTGGAGACGGCCGGCCTGGACGCGCTGGCCCAGGTCGACGTGGGCGTGCGCCGCCACCGCCACCAGGACAGCCAGGCGCTGGGCCGGATGGCCGCGACCATCTACCGCACCGCCCTGGAGCGGCTGGACCGCAGCCACCGCCTGAAGGCCGGCGAGGATCTGGTGCACCCGCTGCTCACCCAGTTCACCCGGACCGGGGACGGCTTCGCCCCGCAGACCCACCGGGTGGGAGCGGTCGAGCGGCCCCCGATGCGCACCGTCGCCGAGTATGCGGGCCGTCACACCACGCGATAGGGGGTTTGGGGGCACCGGCCCACGGCAAGGTTCCAACCATGGGCGATCTCACGACGGTACGTTCGAGTCCGACCGGCAGCGCCCCCGTCCTGGTGGCCTCCAACCGGGGCCCGGTGTCCTTCACCCGGCAGGGCGACGGCACGCTGAGCCTGCGCCGGGGCGGCGGCGGCCTCGTGTCGGGGCTGTCCGCCATCGACGACCCCTCGGCGGTCTGGGTCTGCGCGGCGCTCGGCGACGCCGACCGGGCGGCCGCGCGCGAGGCGCCCGAGGGGCGCCTGGACCGGGCCGGCCACGACGTCGGCGGACAGGCCGTCCGGATGCTGGACATCGATCCCGACACCTTCGCGCGGGCCTACAACGGCGTCGCCAACTCCACCCTGTGGTTCGTCCACCACCTGCTGTACGCGACGCCGACCGAACCCGCCTTCGACGCCGGCTTCCGGACCGAGTGGGCGGCGTACGAGGCCTACAACGCCGCCTTCGCCGACGCGCTCGCCGCCGAGGCCGCCCCCGGCGCGGCCGTCCTGGTGCAGGACTACCACCTCTCGCTGGTGCCCGCGCTGCTCCGGGCCCGGCGCCCCGACCTGCGGATCGGGCACTTCTCGCACACGCCGTGGGCGCCGCCGGACTACTACCGGATGCTGCCGGACGACGTCGCCGAGGCCGTCCTGACCGGCATCCTCGGCGCCGACCGGGCCGCCTTCCTGACCCGCCGCTGGGCCACCGCCTTCGCGGACTGCTGCGCGGACGTGCTCGGCGCCGAGGTGGACCACGAGGCGCTCACCGTGACGCACGCGGGGCGCACCACCCGGCTCGGCGTGCACGCACTGGGCGCCGACGCCGACTTCCTGCGCGAGCGCTCGCACCGCCCCGACGTCGACGAGCGCCTCGCCGCGCTGCGGGAGGCGGTCGGGGATCGCCGCACGATCGTCCGGGTCGACCGCACCGAGCTCAGCAAGAACATCGTCCGCGGCCTGCTCGCCTACCGGCACCTGCTGCGCACCCGGCCCGAGTGGCTCGGCCGGGTCGTGCACATCGCCTTCGCCTACCCCTCACGGACCGACCTCGCCGAGTACCGCGCGTACACCGCATCGGTGGAGCGGATCGCCGGGGAGATCAACGCCGAGTTCGCCGCCGACGGCTGGCAGCCGCTGATCCTGCACGTCGACGACGACTTCCCGCGCTCGCTGGCCGCCTACCGGCTGGCCGACGTCGCCCTGGTCAACCCGATCCGGGACGGCATGAACCTGGTGGCCAAGGAGGTCCCGGTGGTCTCCGACGCCGGCTGCGCCCTGGTCCTCTCCCGGGAGGCCGGCGCCCACGCGGAGCTCGCGGACGACGCGATCACCGTCAACCCGTACGACGTGATCGCCACCGCGCAGGCCCTGCACACCGCGCTGGTCATGCCGGAGGCCGAGCGCACCGAGCGCACCAAGCGGCTCGCCGCGGCGGCCACCGCGCTGCCGCCGCAGCAGTGGTTCCTGGACCAGCTCGACGCGCTGCGCTGAGCCGGGCCGGGCCGGCGGCCCGGCCCGGCCCGGCCCGGCCGCCCGGGTCAGCGGCCTTCGATCCGCTCCGCCAGCGCCCGCGCGAGCGCGACCACGCCGGCCGGGCCGGGGACCACCAGGTCCGCCCGGTCGGCGATCTCGGGAACGGCCGGCTCACCGTCCGCGGCGCTGCACACCAGCAGACCGGGCACGCCCTCGCCGCGGAGCTTCTCGACCGCGGCGAAGGCCGCGAGGTCGCCCAGGTCGTCCCCGGCGTAGAGCACCGAGCGGGCGCCCCGCTCCCGCAGGAAGGCGGTCAGCGCGGCGCCCTTGTCGATGCCCGGGGGGCGCAGTTCCAGCACCAGCCGACCGGGCTCCACCAGCAGGCCGTGGTCGGCGGCCAGGCCGGCCAGCGGCTCGCGCAGCAGTTCCAGCGCCGCTTCGGGCGCGGCGGCGCGGCGGGTGTGCACGGCCAGCGCCCTGCCCTTGTCCTCCACCCAGGTGCCGGGCGGCGCTCCCGCGCCCTCCAGCCACTGCTCCAGCAGCGGCCGCAGAGCCAGCACCCCCGGGTGCGGCGCGGGGGCCCTGACCTCGCTGCTGGCGGAGTCCCAGCGCTCCACCCCGTACTGGCCGAGCACGACCAGGCCGGGCACCTGGGCGAAGCCGCCCAACTCGACCGCCAGGGCGGCCGGCCGGCCGGTGAGCACCAGCACCGAGTCGACCCGCGGGGCCAG
The sequence above is drawn from the Kitasatospora sp. NBC_00315 genome and encodes:
- a CDS encoding trehalose-6-phosphate synthase codes for the protein MGDLTTVRSSPTGSAPVLVASNRGPVSFTRQGDGTLSLRRGGGGLVSGLSAIDDPSAVWVCAALGDADRAAAREAPEGRLDRAGHDVGGQAVRMLDIDPDTFARAYNGVANSTLWFVHHLLYATPTEPAFDAGFRTEWAAYEAYNAAFADALAAEAAPGAAVLVQDYHLSLVPALLRARRPDLRIGHFSHTPWAPPDYYRMLPDDVAEAVLTGILGADRAAFLTRRWATAFADCCADVLGAEVDHEALTVTHAGRTTRLGVHALGADADFLRERSHRPDVDERLAALREAVGDRRTIVRVDRTELSKNIVRGLLAYRHLLRTRPEWLGRVVHIAFAYPSRTDLAEYRAYTASVERIAGEINAEFAADGWQPLILHVDDDFPRSLAAYRLADVALVNPIRDGMNLVAKEVPVVSDAGCALVLSREAGAHAELADDAITVNPYDVIATAQALHTALVMPEAERTERTKRLAAAATALPPQQWFLDQLDALR
- a CDS encoding glucosyl-3-phosphoglycerate synthase, whose amino-acid sequence is MPAELPTALLPEVASWLRRRSWSAADRPVHSLLAAKRAAGPAGTISVVLPALDEEATVGDIVRVIRRELMERVPLVDELVVVDSGSADDTAGAAAAAGARVVHRDAILPRLPAEPGKGEVLWRSLLVTSGEIVCFVDADLREFDPAFVSGIVGPLLTEPGLQLVKAMYDRPLTPAGGGAEGAVGPVDPVGGGRVTELVARPLLNLHWPELAGFVQPLGGEYAARRSLLERLPFPTGYGVELGLLVDALETAGLDALAQVDVGVRRHRHQDSQALGRMAATIYRTALERLDRSHRLKAGEDLVHPLLTQFTRTGDGFAPQTHRVGAVERPPMRTVAEYAGRHTTR
- the thrC gene encoding threonine synthase, with protein sequence MAIDTAAAASTVDLGPATALSCRECGTRFPLGPSFACQECFGPLEIAYDFGSIDAEELRKRIEAGPASVWRYAPLLPVPADVADKPNLNPGWTPLVKADNLGRELGFSARLYVKDDSGNPTHSFKDRVVACAIEAARVFGFTTLSCSSTGNLAGAVGAAAARAGFKSCVFIPHDLEQAKVVMAGVYGGELVGIEGNYDDVNRFCSELIGDPAGEGWGFVNVNLRPYYGEGSKTLAYEICEQLGWRLPEQLVIPIASGSQLTKIDKGLQELIKLGLVEDRPYRIFGAQAEGCSPVSAAFKAGRDVIRPVKPDTIAKSLAIGNPADGPYVLDIARRTGGAVEDVTDAEVVEAIKLLARTEGIFAETAGGVTIGVLKKLVETGQLDPSKETVAINTGDGLKTLDAVADAGFTATIRPTLESFRSAGLASA
- the otsB gene encoding trehalose-phosphatase; its protein translation is MAITDLPQPRTTAGRDGLAALLADPGGAVLTFDFDGTLSPIVPDPTRARAHPDAAAALAALAPRVDSVLVLTGRPAALAVELGGFAQVPGLVVLGQYGVERWDSASSEVRAPAPHPGVLALRPLLEQWLEGAGAPPGTWVEDKGRALAVHTRRAAAPEAALELLREPLAGLAADHGLLVEPGRLVLELRPPGIDKGAALTAFLRERGARSVLYAGDDLGDLAAFAAVEKLRGEGVPGLLVCSAADGEPAVPEIADRADLVVPGPAGVVALARALAERIEGR